In Pseudomonas fluorescens, one genomic interval encodes:
- a CDS encoding GGDEF domain-containing protein has product MVNNNQKDSSLAQWPEAAQTLMALMHAQGEVARLSEREQLFSSLLVSVNAVLWAFNWETRQVLYVSPAYERIFGRSAGLLLADYNQWRDSIYPDDLDYAERSLAEVLHKGAVEDREYRIIAADGQVRWLSDKCFINRQDEPGQPVIIVGIAEDITDKKHMETELHRLATTDVLTQSSNRRHFFECANREFEEARLQGAPLAFLLLDIDDFKLINDSYGHPAGDNVLQRIAECGRASLRRGDLFGRIGGEEFAAVFPGCAPDMALQVAERLQQEIQRLSFNHEGQTFGITVSQGLTSLRDGDDSLESLFARADAAMYEAKRQGKNRIISA; this is encoded by the coding sequence ATGGTCAACAACAATCAAAAAGACTCATCCCTTGCGCAGTGGCCCGAGGCCGCGCAAACCCTGATGGCGCTGATGCACGCTCAAGGCGAAGTCGCCCGGCTGAGCGAGCGCGAACAACTGTTCAGTTCATTACTGGTGAGCGTCAACGCGGTGCTCTGGGCGTTCAATTGGGAAACCCGTCAGGTGCTGTATGTCAGCCCTGCCTACGAGCGGATTTTCGGTCGCTCCGCAGGCCTGTTGCTGGCCGACTACAACCAGTGGCGCGACAGCATCTACCCCGACGACCTGGATTACGCCGAACGCAGTCTTGCCGAAGTGCTGCACAAGGGCGCGGTGGAAGACCGCGAGTACCGGATCATCGCCGCCGACGGTCAGGTGCGCTGGCTCAGCGACAAATGCTTCATCAACCGTCAGGACGAACCCGGGCAACCGGTGATCATCGTCGGCATCGCCGAAGACATCACCGACAAGAAGCACATGGAAACCGAACTGCATCGCCTGGCGACCACCGACGTACTGACCCAGAGCAGCAACCGCCGACACTTCTTCGAATGCGCCAACCGCGAGTTCGAAGAGGCACGCCTGCAAGGTGCACCACTGGCCTTCCTGCTGCTGGACATCGATGATTTCAAGCTGATCAACGACAGCTACGGCCACCCGGCGGGTGACAACGTGCTGCAACGGATTGCCGAATGCGGGCGCGCTTCGTTACGCCGGGGTGATTTGTTCGGACGTATCGGCGGCGAGGAGTTCGCTGCGGTGTTTCCCGGTTGCGCACCGGACATGGCGCTGCAAGTGGCCGAGCGGCTGCAGCAGGAGATTCAGCGCCTGAGTTTCAACCACGAGGGGCAGACATTCGGCATCACCGTCAGCCAGGGCCTGACCAGCCTCAGGGATGGCGACGACAGTCTCGAGAGCCTGTTCGCCAGAGCGGATGCGGCCATGTACGAGGCAAAACGGCAGGGCAAGAACCGGATCATTTCTGCCTGA
- the desA gene encoding delta-9 fatty acid desaturase DesA produces MWYEGFLGLSAWSLVAVTLLMTHVTIVAVTVYLHRYSAHRSLELNAGLKHFFRFWLWLTTAQNTREWTAIHRKHHAKCETEDDPHSPVVKGLSTVLRKGAELYRAEAENPETLRIYGKNCPEDWIERNVYSRYPLLGVAIMGVIDLLLFGTIGITIWAIQMMWIPVWAAGVVNGLGHAIGYRNFECRDAATNLVPWGILIGGEELHNNHHTYPNSAKLSVKKWEFDLGWAWIKVFSFFRLAKVQRVAPIAHRVEGKGNLDMDTAMAILNNRFQIMAQYRKLVIGPLVKQELDKVDHSVRHQFHRAKRLLSRETSLLEDRHHLRIQNMLEHSQALKVIYEKRLALQQIWVKTSANGHDMLAAIKEWVHEAEASGIQSLREFADQLKTYSLRPAAA; encoded by the coding sequence ATGTGGTACGAAGGTTTTCTTGGCTTGTCGGCCTGGTCTCTGGTCGCGGTCACCCTGCTGATGACCCACGTGACAATTGTCGCCGTCACGGTCTATCTGCACCGTTATTCGGCCCACCGTTCGCTTGAGCTGAACGCTGGTCTGAAACACTTTTTCCGCTTCTGGCTGTGGCTGACCACGGCGCAGAACACCCGCGAGTGGACCGCCATCCACCGCAAACACCACGCCAAATGCGAAACCGAAGATGACCCGCACAGCCCGGTCGTCAAGGGTCTGTCCACCGTGCTGCGCAAAGGCGCCGAGCTGTATCGCGCCGAAGCCGAGAACCCCGAGACCCTGCGCATCTACGGCAAGAACTGCCCCGAAGACTGGATCGAGCGCAACGTCTACAGCCGCTACCCGCTGCTGGGCGTCGCCATCATGGGCGTCATCGACCTGCTGCTGTTCGGCACCATCGGCATCACCATCTGGGCGATCCAGATGATGTGGATCCCGGTCTGGGCCGCCGGCGTGGTCAACGGTCTGGGCCATGCCATCGGCTACCGCAACTTCGAATGCCGCGACGCGGCGACCAATCTCGTGCCGTGGGGCATCCTGATCGGTGGCGAAGAACTGCACAATAACCATCACACCTACCCCAACTCGGCCAAGCTGTCGGTGAAGAAGTGGGAGTTCGACCTCGGCTGGGCGTGGATCAAGGTCTTCAGCTTCTTCAGACTGGCCAAGGTGCAGCGCGTGGCACCAATCGCCCACCGCGTCGAAGGCAAGGGCAATCTGGACATGGACACCGCCATGGCGATCCTCAACAACCGCTTCCAGATCATGGCCCAGTACCGCAAATTGGTGATCGGCCCACTGGTCAAGCAGGAGCTGGACAAGGTCGATCATTCGGTACGCCATCAATTCCACCGGGCCAAACGCCTGCTGTCGCGGGAAACCAGCCTGCTGGAAGACCGTCATCACTTGCGCATCCAGAACATGCTCGAGCACAGCCAGGCGCTGAAGGTCATTTACGAAAAACGCCTGGCCCTGCAGCAGATCTGGGTCAAGACCAGCGCCAATGGCCACGACATGCTCGCCGCCATCAAGGAATGGGTGCACGAGGCCGAAGCCAGCGGCATCCAGTCCCTGCGTGAATTTGCCGACCAGCTGAAAACCTACTCGCTGCGCCCCGCCGCAGCCTGA
- the dibA gene encoding phosphodiesterase DibA, protein MSATYRDALRAALLYLVLAAVWLQGTGYLLNNFFDESVDQLRWQLINGYVWAALSAGLIFLARVRLCEFLGIGARLRERQADRERLRQAAAVFDCTREGVLVTNRQGLIVHVNRAFMEITGYQREEVLGHQPSLFKSGHHPPGFYQAMFATLESEGEWSGEIWNRRKSGEIYPQWQTIRVIHDDQGRLSHYVAVFSDISAIKHSEHELKHLAHHDPLTDLPNRLLFSDRAEQALASAQIHKRGCALLMIDLDHFKMINDSLGHNVGDRLLKAVAARLHELFGPGITLARLGGDEFAVLAESCPQLVQAAALAQRILDALKEPFGIDRHELFINASIGISLFPSDALSADQLLRNADAALFKAKSSGRNGYALYTEELTAHAQQRVEIAFELRRALEQQELRVYYQPVHDLHSSRLIGVEALVRWEHPQRGLVSPAEFIPIAERTGLIAEIDAWVMRQACSQMCQWQQAGIVLSFVAVNVSSRLFARRELYQQVAQVLHETGLDPAYLELEVTESAVMDDPEVALEQMHRLRELGIRLAIDDFGTGYSSLLRLKRLPVQKLKIDQGFVAGLPWDEDDAAIVRVIVALARSMGMQVHAEGIEQAEQAAFLLEQECDLGQGYWFGRPVPAGEIDWTRAPVIG, encoded by the coding sequence ATGTCTGCCACTTATCGCGATGCCTTGCGTGCAGCGCTGCTCTATCTCGTGCTTGCCGCCGTCTGGCTGCAAGGTACTGGTTATTTATTAAACAATTTCTTCGATGAGTCCGTCGATCAACTGCGCTGGCAACTGATCAACGGTTACGTCTGGGCGGCGCTCAGTGCCGGGCTGATTTTTCTCGCCCGCGTGCGCTTGTGTGAGTTTCTCGGCATCGGCGCGCGGTTGCGTGAGCGCCAGGCCGATCGTGAGCGCCTGCGTCAGGCGGCAGCGGTGTTCGATTGCACTCGAGAAGGGGTGCTGGTGACCAACCGTCAGGGCCTGATCGTGCACGTCAACCGCGCGTTCATGGAGATCACTGGCTATCAGCGCGAAGAAGTCCTCGGGCATCAGCCGAGCCTGTTCAAGTCCGGCCACCATCCGCCGGGCTTCTATCAGGCAATGTTCGCCACGCTGGAGAGCGAGGGCGAGTGGAGCGGGGAGATCTGGAACCGGCGCAAGAGCGGCGAGATTTATCCACAGTGGCAGACCATCCGCGTGATTCACGATGATCAGGGCCGGCTCAGTCACTACGTGGCGGTGTTTTCCGACATCAGTGCGATCAAGCACTCCGAACACGAACTCAAGCACCTCGCCCACCACGACCCGCTGACCGACCTGCCCAATCGCCTGTTGTTCAGCGACCGCGCCGAGCAGGCGCTGGCGTCGGCGCAGATCCACAAGCGCGGCTGCGCGCTGCTGATGATCGACCTTGATCACTTCAAGATGATCAACGATAGCCTCGGGCACAACGTCGGCGATCGCCTGCTCAAAGCGGTGGCAGCGCGCCTGCACGAGCTGTTCGGCCCCGGGATCACCCTGGCGCGGCTTGGCGGTGACGAATTCGCGGTGCTGGCGGAAAGTTGTCCACAACTGGTTCAAGCGGCGGCCCTGGCCCAGCGCATTCTCGATGCGCTGAAGGAGCCGTTCGGCATCGACCGGCATGAGCTGTTCATCAACGCCAGTATCGGTATCAGCCTGTTCCCCAGTGATGCGTTGAGTGCCGATCAGTTATTGCGCAACGCTGACGCGGCGCTGTTCAAGGCCAAGAGTAGCGGCCGCAACGGTTATGCGTTGTACACCGAAGAGCTGACCGCGCATGCGCAGCAGCGGGTCGAAATCGCCTTCGAACTGCGACGCGCGCTGGAGCAGCAGGAACTGCGGGTTTACTACCAACCGGTTCACGATTTGCACAGCAGTCGCCTGATCGGCGTCGAAGCGCTGGTGCGCTGGGAGCATCCGCAGCGTGGTCTGGTGTCACCGGCGGAATTCATCCCGATTGCCGAGCGCACCGGGCTGATCGCCGAAATCGACGCCTGGGTGATGCGTCAGGCGTGTTCGCAGATGTGTCAATGGCAGCAGGCCGGGATTGTGTTGTCGTTTGTCGCGGTGAATGTGTCGTCGCGCCTGTTTGCCCGGCGTGAGCTGTATCAGCAGGTGGCGCAGGTGCTGCACGAGACCGGGCTGGATCCGGCGTATCTGGAGCTGGAAGTCACCGAAAGCGCGGTGATGGATGACCCGGAAGTGGCGCTGGAGCAGATGCATCGCTTGCGTGAATTGGGCATTCGCCTGGCCATCGATGACTTTGGCACCGGGTACTCGTCGTTGTTGCGGCTCAAGCGCTTGCCGGTGCAGAAGCTCAAGATCGATCAGGGTTTTGTCGCCGGTCTGCCGTGGGACGAGGATGACGCAGCCATCGTTCGGGTGATCGTCGCCCTGGCACGCAGCATGGGCATGCAGGTGCATGCCGAAGGGATCGAGCAGGCCGAGCAGGCGGCGTTTCTGCTGGAGCAGGAATGTGATCTGGGGCAGGGGTACTGGTTTGGGCGGCCGGTGCCGGCGGGGGAGATTGATTGGACCAGAGCTCCTGTTATCGGTTAG
- the oscA gene encoding sulfur starvation response protein OscA has translation MSASLRSVDGQDETTILREIQSALRDLRFGAVEITVHNAQVVQIERKEKFRLQQPGNKPS, from the coding sequence ATGAGCGCATCCCTTCGCAGCGTTGACGGTCAGGACGAAACCACCATCTTGCGTGAAATCCAGAGCGCCCTGCGCGATCTGCGGTTTGGCGCGGTGGAGATCACTGTGCACAACGCCCAGGTCGTGCAGATCGAACGCAAAGAGAAATTCCGTTTGCAGCAGCCGGGTAACAAGCCGAGCTGA